The Mixta hanseatica genome includes a region encoding these proteins:
- a CDS encoding D-alanine--D-alanine ligase: protein MADKVAVLLGGTSAERDVSLMSGEAVIAGLKEAGIDAYGVDPRDFPVMRLKEEGYTKVFIALHGRGGEDGTLQGVLDFLQIPYTGSGVMASAITMDKWRSKLLWQGAELPVAPYVWINRQQMEAGMDDALVQRIAQLGMPLFVKPSSEGSSVGISRVNQPADLPAALEEAFRHDDDVLIEKFISGPEYTVGILGEQILPSIRIQPASDFYDYEAKYISDDTQYFCPSGLSVEKEAELQALVLNAWRSLGCSGWGRVDVMMDGDGTFYLLEVNTSPGMTSHSLVPMAAKQAGMSFSQLVARILELAD, encoded by the coding sequence ATGGCTGATAAAGTAGCGGTACTGCTGGGTGGTACCTCCGCTGAACGCGACGTCTCGTTAATGTCTGGCGAGGCGGTTATTGCGGGTCTGAAAGAGGCGGGCATTGACGCATATGGCGTTGATCCGCGTGATTTCCCCGTGATGCGGTTGAAAGAAGAAGGTTATACGAAAGTGTTTATCGCCCTGCACGGTCGCGGTGGTGAAGACGGTACGTTACAGGGCGTGCTCGATTTCCTGCAGATCCCCTATACCGGCAGCGGCGTGATGGCTTCAGCAATCACCATGGACAAATGGCGCTCCAAGCTACTGTGGCAGGGCGCGGAACTGCCGGTTGCACCCTATGTCTGGATCAATCGCCAGCAGATGGAAGCGGGCATGGATGATGCGCTGGTGCAGCGTATCGCCCAACTGGGTATGCCGCTATTTGTTAAACCCAGCAGCGAAGGCTCCAGCGTCGGCATTTCACGCGTTAATCAGCCGGCCGATCTGCCCGCGGCGCTGGAAGAAGCGTTTCGTCATGACGACGACGTGCTGATTGAAAAATTCATCAGCGGTCCGGAATATACGGTCGGCATACTTGGCGAGCAAATTTTGCCGTCGATTCGTATTCAGCCGGCCAGCGACTTCTATGACTATGAAGCGAAATACATTTCTGACGATACTCAGTACTTCTGCCCAAGCGGTTTAAGCGTCGAGAAAGAGGCGGAACTGCAGGCGCTGGTGTTAAATGCCTGGCGCAGCCTGGGTTGTAGCGGCTGGGGACGTGTGGATGTAATGATGGATGGCGACGGCACCTTTTATCTGCTGGAGGTCAATACCTCTCCAGGCATGACCAGCCACAGTCTGGTGCCTATGGCGGCGAAGCAGGCGGGAATGAGCTTCTCCCAGCTGGTAGCGCGTATTCTGGAGCTGGCCGACTAA
- the ftsQ gene encoding cell division protein FtsQ gives MSQAALNVRRDAQEKAKARTGRSNGSRLAGILFLLLVLGTMLAGGFVVLKWMNDASRLPLSRLVVTGKTHYTTNDDIRQAILSLGAPGTFMSQDVNVIQQQIERLPWIKQVSVRKQWPDELKIHLVEYVPVARWNDLHMVDAEGKSFSVPANHIGKETLPLLYGPEGNEQDVLAGYRQMNAVLAASKFSVKAASMTARHSWQLVTGDDVRIELGRSDNMKRLKRFIELWPRLQQQAAAENKRVSYVDLRYDSGAAVGWAPAFIEPQDSNQQQNQAQAKQQ, from the coding sequence ATGTCGCAGGCGGCTCTGAACGTACGTCGGGACGCGCAAGAGAAAGCGAAAGCGCGTACCGGTCGCAGCAATGGCTCTCGGTTAGCAGGCATTTTGTTTCTGCTGTTGGTGCTCGGCACGATGTTGGCGGGCGGCTTCGTGGTGTTGAAGTGGATGAATGACGCTTCACGCCTGCCGCTTTCCAGGCTGGTGGTGACGGGAAAAACCCATTACACCACCAACGACGATATCCGTCAGGCCATCTTGTCGCTGGGGGCGCCCGGCACTTTTATGTCACAAGATGTAAATGTGATACAGCAGCAGATTGAACGTCTGCCGTGGATTAAACAGGTCAGCGTACGCAAGCAATGGCCGGACGAATTAAAGATTCATCTGGTTGAGTATGTGCCGGTAGCGCGGTGGAATGATTTACATATGGTTGATGCGGAAGGCAAATCTTTTAGCGTACCGGCTAACCATATCGGCAAAGAAACGCTACCGTTGCTGTATGGCCCCGAAGGGAACGAGCAGGATGTACTGGCTGGCTATCGCCAAATGAACGCGGTGTTGGCGGCCAGCAAGTTTAGCGTAAAAGCAGCATCAATGACCGCTCGTCACTCCTGGCAGCTGGTCACTGGCGACGATGTACGTATTGAGCTGGGCCGTAGCGATAACATGAAGCGTCTTAAGCGGTTTATTGAACTCTGGCCAAGGCTCCAGCAGCAGGCCGCCGCGGAGAACAAACGCGTCAGTTATGTCGATTTGCGCTATGACTCCGGCGCTGCCGTTGGCTGGGCTCCGGCATTTATTGAGCCTCAGGACAGTAATCAGCAACAGAATCAGGCACAGGCTAAACAACAATGA
- the ftsA gene encoding cell division protein FtsA, giving the protein MIKATDRKLVVGLEIGTAKVAALVGEILPDGMVNIIGVGSCPSRGMDKGGVNDLESVVKCVQRAIDQAELMADCQISSVYLALSGKHISCQNEIGMVPISEEEVTQEDVENVVHTAKSVRVRDEHRILHVIPQEYAIDYQEGIKNPVGLSGVRMQAKVHLITCHNDMAKNIVKAVERCGLKVDQLIFAGLASSFAVLTEDERELGVCVVDIGGGTMDIAVYTGGALRHTKVIPYAGNVVTSDIAYAFGTPPTDAEAIKVRHGCALGSIVGKDENVEVPSVGGRPPRSLQRQTLAEVIEPRYTELLNLVNDEILQLQEQLRQQGVKHHLAAGIVLTGGAAQIEGLAACAQRVFHTQVRIGQPLNITGLTDYAQEPYYSTAVGLLHYGKESHLSGEADVEKRASVGNWFKRINSWLKKEF; this is encoded by the coding sequence ATGATCAAGGCGACGGACAGAAAACTGGTAGTAGGACTTGAGATAGGCACCGCCAAGGTCGCCGCTTTAGTAGGGGAAATTCTGCCCGATGGCATGGTCAATATTATTGGGGTCGGCAGTTGTCCGTCCCGCGGTATGGATAAAGGCGGCGTAAACGATCTGGAATCGGTGGTGAAATGCGTGCAGCGCGCCATCGATCAGGCGGAACTGATGGCGGATTGTCAGATCTCCTCCGTTTACCTTGCTTTATCCGGCAAACATATCAGTTGTCAGAACGAAATCGGGATGGTTCCGATTTCTGAAGAGGAAGTGACGCAGGAAGATGTTGAAAACGTGGTGCATACCGCTAAGTCGGTGCGCGTGCGTGATGAGCATCGCATCCTGCATGTGATTCCGCAGGAGTATGCAATCGACTACCAGGAAGGGATTAAAAACCCGGTTGGCCTGTCGGGCGTACGCATGCAGGCAAAAGTGCATTTGATCACCTGTCACAACGATATGGCGAAAAATATCGTTAAGGCCGTTGAACGTTGCGGCCTGAAAGTTGACCAATTGATTTTTGCCGGTTTGGCATCAAGCTTTGCCGTGCTGACCGAAGATGAACGCGAACTGGGCGTCTGCGTGGTCGATATTGGCGGCGGCACCATGGATATCGCGGTCTATACCGGTGGCGCGCTGCGTCATACCAAAGTAATCCCTTACGCGGGGAACGTGGTGACCAGCGATATCGCCTATGCCTTCGGCACGCCGCCGACCGATGCGGAAGCGATTAAAGTTCGCCACGGTTGCGCGCTGGGCTCGATTGTCGGCAAGGATGAGAACGTTGAAGTGCCAAGCGTGGGCGGACGTCCGCCGCGCAGCCTGCAGCGTCAAACCCTGGCTGAGGTGATTGAGCCGCGTTATACCGAGCTGCTGAACCTGGTTAACGATGAAATCCTGCAGCTGCAGGAGCAGTTACGCCAGCAGGGCGTTAAGCATCACCTGGCGGCAGGTATTGTGCTTACCGGCGGCGCGGCGCAAATTGAAGGGTTGGCCGCCTGCGCGCAACGCGTATTCCATACGCAGGTGCGCATCGGTCAGCCGCTGAACATTACCGGCTTAACGGATTACGCGCAGGAGCCTTACTACTCAACGGCGGTGGGGCTGCTGCACTACGGAAAAGAGTCTCATCTGAGCGGTGAGGCGGATGTTGAAAAACGTGCGTCAGTTGGCAACTGGTTTAAACGTATCAACAGCTGGCTGAAAAAAGAGTTTTAA
- the ftsZ gene encoding cell division protein FtsZ codes for MFEPMELTNDAVIKVIGVGGGGGNAVEHMVRERIEGVEFFAVNTDAQALRKTAVGQTIQIGTNITKGLGAGANPEVGRTSAEEDREALRSALDGADMVFIAAGMGGGTGTGAAPVVAEVAKDLGILTVAVVTKPFNFEGKKRMAFAEQGIAELSKHVDSLITIPNDKLLKVLGRGISLLDAFGAANDVLKGAVQGIAELITRPGLMNVDFADVRTVMSEMGYAMMGSGVACGEDRAEEAAEMAISSPLLEDIDLSGARGVLVNITAGFDLRLDEFETVGNTIRAFASDNATVVIGTSLDPEMNDELRVTVVATGIGMDKRPEITLVTNKQATSQPVMDHRYQQHGMSPLPQEQKPAAKVVNDQSSQPGKEPDYLDIPAFLRKQAD; via the coding sequence ATGTTTGAACCTATGGAATTAACCAACGACGCGGTGATTAAAGTCATCGGCGTCGGCGGGGGCGGCGGCAACGCCGTCGAGCATATGGTCCGCGAGCGTATCGAGGGCGTTGAGTTCTTCGCGGTGAATACGGACGCCCAGGCGTTGCGCAAAACTGCAGTTGGCCAGACCATCCAAATCGGCACCAACATTACTAAAGGTCTGGGTGCAGGCGCGAACCCTGAAGTGGGTCGTACTTCTGCAGAAGAAGATCGTGAAGCGCTGCGTTCCGCGCTGGACGGCGCGGATATGGTATTTATCGCAGCCGGCATGGGTGGCGGTACCGGTACCGGCGCGGCGCCAGTAGTTGCGGAAGTGGCGAAAGACTTAGGCATCCTGACCGTTGCGGTGGTAACCAAGCCGTTTAACTTCGAAGGCAAAAAGCGTATGGCGTTTGCCGAGCAGGGCATCGCCGAGCTTTCTAAGCACGTTGACTCGCTGATCACTATCCCGAACGACAAGCTGTTAAAAGTATTGGGCCGTGGCATTTCACTGCTGGATGCATTCGGTGCCGCTAACGACGTGCTGAAAGGTGCGGTACAGGGTATTGCCGAGCTGATCACCCGTCCGGGTCTGATGAACGTCGACTTCGCTGACGTGCGCACCGTGATGTCCGAAATGGGCTATGCGATGATGGGCTCCGGCGTGGCCTGCGGCGAAGACCGTGCGGAAGAAGCGGCAGAAATGGCGATTTCCAGCCCGCTGCTGGAAGATATCGACCTTTCCGGCGCGCGCGGCGTACTGGTTAACATCACCGCCGGCTTCGACCTGCGTCTGGATGAGTTTGAAACCGTGGGTAACACGATCCGCGCATTCGCATCGGATAATGCGACCGTGGTTATCGGTACTTCTCTGGATCCGGAAATGAACGATGAGCTGCGCGTCACCGTGGTGGCTACCGGGATTGGTATGGACAAGCGTCCGGAAATCACCCTGGTAACCAACAAGCAGGCGACCAGCCAGCCGGTTATGGATCATCGTTACCAGCAGCACGGTATGTCGCCGCTGCCGCAGGAGCAAAAGCCCGCAGCTAAAGTGGTTAACGATCAAAGCTCGCAGCCGGGCAAAGAGCCTGATTACCTGGATATTCCGGCCTTCCTGCGTAAGCAGGCGGATTAG
- the lpxC gene encoding UDP-3-O-acyl-N-acetylglucosamine deacetylase, which yields MIKQRTLKRIVQATGVGLHTGKKVSLTLRPAPANTGVIYRRTDLNPPVDFPADAKFVRDTMLSTCLVNDEGVRISTVEHLNAALAGLGIDNIIVEVNAPEVPIMDGSAAPFVYLLVDAGVEELNSPKKFVRVKQAVRVEDGDKWAEIKPYNGFSLDFTIDFKHPAIDSSSQRYQLNFSTEAFMRQISRARTFGFMREIEYLQSKGLCLGGSLDCAIGLDDFRVLNEEGLRFEDEFVRHKMLDAIGDLFMCGHNIVGAFSAYKSGHALNNKLLQAVLAKQEAWEWATFEDEAELPVAFKATNLVLA from the coding sequence ATGATCAAACAACGGACATTAAAACGTATTGTTCAGGCGACTGGCGTCGGTTTGCATACCGGCAAAAAGGTCTCTCTGACGTTACGCCCTGCGCCGGCTAATACCGGGGTCATCTATCGTCGCACTGACTTGAATCCACCGGTTGATTTCCCGGCTGATGCAAAATTCGTGCGCGACACCATGCTAAGTACCTGCCTGGTGAATGATGAAGGCGTACGTATTTCCACCGTAGAGCACCTGAACGCCGCTCTGGCTGGCCTTGGCATCGACAATATCATTGTCGAAGTGAATGCGCCTGAAGTGCCAATTATGGACGGCAGCGCCGCGCCTTTCGTCTACCTGTTGGTTGACGCAGGCGTCGAAGAGCTGAACAGCCCGAAAAAATTCGTGCGTGTTAAACAAGCTGTGCGTGTTGAAGATGGCGATAAGTGGGCAGAGATTAAACCCTATAACGGTTTCTCGCTCGACTTTACCATCGACTTTAAACATCCGGCGATTGATTCCAGCTCGCAGCGCTATCAGCTGAACTTCTCTACGGAAGCGTTCATGCGTCAAATCAGCCGTGCGCGAACCTTCGGCTTTATGCGTGAAATCGAATACCTGCAGTCCAAAGGCCTGTGCCTGGGCGGTAGTTTAGATTGCGCGATAGGTTTAGACGATTTCCGCGTACTGAACGAAGAAGGTTTACGCTTCGAAGATGAATTCGTTCGCCACAAAATGCTGGACGCCATTGGTGACCTGTTTATGTGCGGCCACAACATTGTAGGTGCGTTTTCCGCCTATAAGTCGGGCCATGCGCTGAACAACAAGCTGTTGCAGGCGGTGCTGGCGAAACAGGAAGCCTGGGAATGGGCGACCTTTGAAGACGAAGCTGAACTGCCGGTGGCATTCAAGGCAACAAATCTGGTTCTGGCGTAA